Proteins from a single region of Aureibacter tunicatorum:
- a CDS encoding glycoside hydrolase family 10 protein: MKKIKIILALSILLLNASLSHSQNLPKREVRGAWIATVYNIDWPSKPKLKSHQQKAEFCAILDSLAELHINTVIVQVRPQSDTFYPSTLEPWSSYLNGKQGYQNADYYNPLSFMIHEAHKRGMEFHAWVNPYRLSMDLDKGKLSPSNPLFKHEEWVVAYGGKYYFNPGIPEVRNYLAKVIREMCTHYDIDAIHMDDYFYPYKVSGEDFPDEVEFARYGNNFDNIEDWRRDNVNKLVENLNTVIKSVRMDIKFGISPFGVWRNKSTDPEGSDSRAGQTNYDDLYADVLLWLKEGWIDYVAPQLYWRIGNPAADYSKLAKWWSEHTYGKHLYIGHSIYKVGDKKMHSDWMNSDQIEKQILLNRELSNVHGSFFYSAKYFMSDRIGFKSQLKANAYNEPALIPEMEWLQLSRNKPDAPSIENIEGSLLEGVSVSWSDNDANSSRKYILYRYELGEALDYNNPKNIIAILSREVKDLHSYVDNNVEKNKIYSYAVSSVDRYNKESAPSRLRTVKVKKKKTLQLN; encoded by the coding sequence ATGAAAAAAATAAAAATAATCCTAGCTTTAAGCATTCTACTATTAAACGCATCCTTATCACACAGTCAAAACCTTCCCAAAAGAGAAGTCAGAGGTGCTTGGATCGCTACAGTATATAATATTGATTGGCCTTCGAAGCCAAAGCTTAAAAGCCATCAACAAAAAGCCGAGTTTTGCGCCATACTTGATTCATTAGCTGAGCTTCACATCAACACTGTCATAGTACAAGTAAGACCTCAATCTGATACTTTTTATCCATCGACACTAGAGCCTTGGTCAAGCTATCTCAACGGAAAGCAAGGTTATCAAAATGCTGATTATTACAACCCCTTGTCTTTTATGATCCATGAAGCTCACAAAAGAGGAATGGAGTTTCACGCATGGGTAAACCCATACAGACTAAGCATGGATCTGGACAAGGGCAAGTTAAGTCCCAGCAATCCGCTCTTCAAACATGAAGAATGGGTCGTCGCTTACGGAGGCAAATATTATTTCAATCCCGGCATACCTGAAGTTCGAAACTATCTAGCCAAAGTAATCCGAGAAATGTGCACACACTATGATATAGACGCTATTCATATGGATGATTACTTCTACCCTTATAAAGTAAGTGGCGAAGATTTCCCTGATGAAGTGGAATTTGCTCGATACGGAAACAATTTCGACAATATTGAGGATTGGAGAAGAGATAATGTGAACAAGCTTGTGGAAAACTTGAATACTGTCATCAAATCTGTGAGAATGGATATAAAATTCGGCATTAGCCCATTCGGTGTATGGAGAAATAAATCCACAGATCCTGAAGGGTCCGATTCAAGAGCAGGACAAACAAACTACGATGATTTATACGCGGACGTATTGCTTTGGCTTAAAGAAGGCTGGATAGACTATGTGGCACCACAACTATATTGGCGTATTGGCAATCCTGCCGCTGACTATTCCAAGCTTGCAAAATGGTGGAGTGAACATACTTATGGCAAGCATCTATATATAGGACATTCGATTTACAAAGTTGGCGATAAAAAAATGCACTCGGACTGGATGAATTCCGATCAAATAGAAAAACAAATTCTTCTCAATAGAGAATTAAGCAATGTCCATGGCAGTTTTTTTTATTCCGCAAAATATTTCATGTCTGATCGCATAGGCTTTAAAAGCCAATTAAAAGCAAATGCATACAACGAGCCCGCGCTAATTCCTGAGATGGAATGGTTGCAACTTTCAAGAAACAAACCTGATGCTCCTTCAATTGAAAATATTGAAGGAAGCCTGCTGGAAGGAGTTTCAGTAAGTTGGTCAGATAACGATGCAAATTCATCCAGAAAATACATCTTATATAGATATGAACTTGGAGAAGCCTTGGATTATAACAATCCCAAAAATATCATCGCTATATTATCTAGAGAGGTTAAAGACTTGCATTCGTATGTTGATAACAATGTTGAAAAGAATAAAATATACAGCTACGCAGTCTCTTCAGTTGACAGATATAATAAAGAAAGCGCTCCTTCAAGATTAAGAACTGTAAAAGTAAAGAAAAAGAAAACTCTTCAGTTGAACTAA
- the radA gene encoding DNA repair protein RadA — protein sequence MAKAKIKTAYFCQNCGAESPKWLGKCPACGQWNTYVEEVVDSTPKSQTVAWTGEVKGSGSNNRAAKPLKIKEIEHQTEKRFNSKDAELNRVLGGGVVPGALVLIGGEPGIGKSTLMLQVALKMNNKKVLYVSGEESQSQIKMRSDRMAHNSDNCYVLTEVTTQKIFKQIELLKPEVLVIDSIQTLQSEYIDSSAGSVSQVKQTAAELMKFAKESAVPTFIIGHINKDGNIAGPKVLEHMVDTVLQFEGDRHGSYRILRTTKNRFGSTSELGIYEMQHNGLREVSNPSEILLSQREEALSGVAIGATLEGNRPLLIEVQSLVSAAAYGNPQRSSTGYDVRRMNMLLAVLEKRGGFRLGVQDVFLNIAGGIKIEDPAIDLAMCVSLISSYEEMNVPDKTCFAAEVGLGGELRAVNHVESRISEAQKLGFEQIYLSKYALKGIDMSKYSISIRAYAKLYEVFQDLFG from the coding sequence ATGGCTAAAGCGAAGATAAAAACAGCATATTTCTGTCAAAATTGTGGAGCGGAATCTCCCAAATGGTTAGGCAAATGTCCGGCATGTGGACAATGGAATACTTATGTGGAGGAAGTTGTGGATTCAACTCCTAAAAGCCAAACGGTTGCATGGACGGGAGAAGTGAAAGGTTCCGGTTCGAATAATAGAGCCGCCAAGCCTTTGAAGATCAAAGAAATCGAACATCAGACCGAAAAACGATTTAATAGTAAAGATGCCGAGCTCAATCGCGTCCTTGGAGGTGGTGTAGTGCCTGGAGCCTTGGTACTGATTGGTGGAGAACCAGGCATTGGTAAGTCTACTTTGATGCTGCAAGTTGCTCTAAAGATGAACAACAAAAAAGTACTCTATGTCTCAGGAGAAGAAAGCCAAAGCCAGATCAAGATGCGCTCGGATCGTATGGCGCATAATTCTGACAATTGTTATGTCTTGACTGAAGTAACGACGCAAAAGATCTTTAAGCAAATAGAATTATTGAAGCCTGAAGTATTGGTGATAGATTCCATACAGACGCTTCAATCAGAATATATTGATTCATCAGCGGGAAGTGTGAGTCAGGTAAAGCAAACTGCTGCTGAGCTAATGAAGTTTGCGAAAGAATCCGCAGTGCCTACATTCATCATTGGCCACATCAATAAAGACGGAAATATCGCCGGACCAAAAGTATTGGAGCATATGGTGGATACTGTATTGCAGTTTGAAGGAGATCGCCATGGCTCATATCGTATTTTGCGTACAACGAAGAACCGTTTTGGATCTACATCTGAGCTGGGAATCTATGAGATGCAACATAATGGCTTGAGGGAAGTGTCGAATCCTTCTGAAATTTTGCTTTCGCAACGTGAGGAAGCTTTGAGCGGAGTTGCTATCGGCGCGACCTTGGAAGGGAATCGGCCTTTGTTGATTGAAGTGCAATCATTGGTAAGCGCGGCGGCTTATGGCAATCCTCAGCGTAGCTCGACAGGCTATGACGTTCGCAGGATGAATATGCTGTTGGCAGTTCTTGAAAAGCGTGGAGGATTCAGGCTTGGGGTGCAAGATGTGTTCCTGAATATCGCCGGAGGTATCAAGATAGAAGACCCTGCTATTGATTTGGCTATGTGCGTGTCGCTGATCTCTTCTTATGAAGAAATGAATGTGCCGGATAAAACATGTTTTGCCGCGGAGGTTGGCCTTGGAGGGGAATTGAGAGCTGTTAATCATGTGGAAAGCCGTATTTCGGAAGCTCAAAAGCTAGGTTTTGAACAGATATATTTATCTAAGTATGCATTGAAGGGGATTGATATGTCCAAGTATAGCATCAGCATCAGGGCATATGCAAAGTTGTATGAGGTGTTTCAAGATTTGTTTGGATAA
- a CDS encoding cysteine desulfurase family protein: MKVYFDNAATTPMDPAVFEAMRPYLLEYFGNPSSTHSHGREAKAAVEKSRKTIAKMVGAKASEIYFTSGATEADNLAIRSFIDKYNLEVVVSSPFEHPAVLNTIAHLESKGVIKSFQLNFDNKGNLDLGHLTNLLEEYGDKTLVSLMYANSEIGNITPVDKVAKLCKEHGAYFHTDAVQAVAHLPINVEELKVDALAASAHKFHGPKGVGFLYVNQNSKIPSFIKGGGQERSVRAGTENVASIVGMAKALEIACENLDSDMAKVRELKSYMKDQLIKAIPEIAFNGESGDLDNSLCTVLNASLPANKQSGMLLFTLDLAGISASGGSACSSGALQGSHVLTALNADSTRPSVRFSFSKLNTMEEVDFVVAKLKEVYSA; the protein is encoded by the coding sequence ATGAAAGTATATTTTGATAATGCCGCGACCACTCCCATGGATCCGGCAGTGTTTGAAGCAATGAGGCCGTATTTGCTGGAATATTTTGGGAATCCATCATCCACTCATAGCCATGGAAGAGAAGCGAAGGCGGCTGTGGAAAAGTCTCGAAAGACAATAGCGAAAATGGTCGGGGCAAAAGCTTCTGAAATATACTTTACATCAGGAGCGACTGAGGCAGATAATTTAGCCATTCGTTCATTTATTGATAAATACAATTTAGAGGTAGTTGTGAGTTCCCCTTTTGAGCATCCTGCGGTGTTGAACACAATTGCGCATTTGGAAAGCAAAGGGGTGATCAAGAGTTTTCAATTAAATTTTGATAACAAAGGAAATTTAGACCTTGGCCATTTGACAAATCTTCTAGAGGAGTATGGAGACAAGACATTGGTTTCTTTGATGTACGCAAATAGCGAGATTGGCAATATCACTCCAGTTGATAAAGTCGCTAAGCTTTGCAAGGAGCATGGAGCTTATTTTCATACAGATGCAGTGCAAGCTGTGGCTCATTTGCCAATAAACGTGGAGGAGTTGAAAGTAGATGCTTTGGCAGCTTCCGCGCATAAATTTCATGGACCTAAAGGCGTTGGTTTTTTATATGTAAATCAAAATTCTAAGATTCCTTCTTTTATCAAAGGGGGAGGGCAAGAAAGAAGTGTAAGAGCCGGGACGGAAAATGTGGCGAGCATCGTAGGAATGGCGAAAGCTTTGGAGATTGCTTGTGAGAACCTAGATTCAGATATGGCTAAAGTTCGAGAATTGAAGTCATATATGAAAGACCAATTGATCAAGGCCATACCAGAAATTGCGTTCAATGGTGAGAGCGGTGATTTGGATAATTCATTGTGCACCGTGCTCAATGCAAGTCTGCCGGCTAACAAGCAATCGGGCATGTTATTGTTCACATTGGATTTAGCTGGGATTTCCGCCTCAGGCGGTAGCGCTTGTTCCAGCGGAGCATTGCAGGGCTCTCATGTTTTGACAGCTTTGAATGCTGATTCTACGAGACCTTCTGTTCGTTTTTCGTTTAGCAAGTTGAATACTATGGAAGAAGTTGATTTTGTTGTGGCAAAGTTAAAGGAAGTGTATTCCGCTTAA
- a CDS encoding alpha/beta hydrolase family protein, whose protein sequence is MNLTKKSGIIQGKHGKSISYDYQYNSDLDNNTLPTVIFVHGFKGYKDWGAFNLVAEYFAQRGCFFFKFNFSHNGTDPGHPNEFVDLEAFGNNNFSIERSDLGVVIDFVESLKGELPLETKSLSLIGHSRGGADVLMKALEDDRVKKLVTWASVLDVENFLSEELKAKLMKEQKIEIYNGRTNQYMPIYKQFMNDLLENSDIYNLKKRLKNLWQPLLICHGTSDEAVDYVNAEKINELAPNSELFLIDDAGHTFGAKEPWEESDLPKELALLLEKTYHFLVKS, encoded by the coding sequence ATGAACTTAACTAAGAAATCAGGAATTATTCAAGGAAAGCATGGCAAGTCCATCAGTTATGATTATCAGTATAATTCGGACCTTGATAATAATACCTTGCCAACAGTGATATTTGTCCATGGCTTTAAAGGTTATAAAGATTGGGGTGCGTTCAATTTGGTTGCCGAGTATTTTGCGCAGAGAGGATGCTTTTTCTTCAAATTCAATTTTTCTCATAATGGCACGGATCCGGGCCATCCGAATGAGTTTGTAGATCTAGAGGCATTTGGCAATAATAACTTTAGTATCGAAAGAAGCGATTTGGGTGTTGTCATAGATTTTGTAGAGTCATTGAAGGGTGAATTGCCTTTGGAAACTAAGAGTTTATCACTGATAGGGCATAGCAGAGGTGGAGCTGATGTGTTGATGAAAGCTTTGGAGGATGATAGGGTCAAAAAGTTAGTGACTTGGGCTTCGGTTCTCGACGTGGAGAATTTTTTGTCCGAAGAGTTGAAAGCTAAGTTGATGAAAGAGCAAAAGATTGAAATTTATAATGGCAGGACCAATCAATACATGCCTATTTATAAGCAGTTTATGAATGATCTTTTGGAAAATTCAGATATATATAATTTGAAAAAAAGATTGAAAAACTTGTGGCAACCTTTATTGATATGCCATGGGACTTCCGATGAAGCTGTTGATTATGTCAATGCGGAGAAAATAAACGAATTGGCGCCTAATTCAGAACTATTTTTGATCGATGATGCAGGACATACCTTTGGAGCAAAAGAACCTTGGGAAGAATCGGATTTGCCTAAAGAATTAGCTTTGTTGTTGGAAAAGACTTATCACTTTTTAGTAAAATCGTAA
- a CDS encoding Rid family detoxifying hydrolase: protein MAKEIIQTPNAPAPIGPYNQATKVGNTVYGSGQIAIDPAKGDLADCVGKDIKAETKQVMDNMSEVLKAAGATFEDIVKCTIFVSDMGNFVAINEVYGQYFNEETAPARETVEVAGLPKGVNVEISFTAVIG, encoded by the coding sequence ATGGCAAAGGAAATAATTCAGACGCCGAATGCGCCGGCACCAATTGGTCCTTATAATCAAGCGACAAAAGTAGGGAATACTGTATATGGTTCTGGCCAGATTGCTATTGATCCTGCTAAAGGAGACTTGGCGGATTGCGTTGGCAAAGACATAAAAGCCGAGACTAAGCAAGTGATGGATAATATGTCTGAAGTACTGAAAGCTGCGGGAGCTACATTTGAAGATATCGTTAAGTGCACGATTTTCGTGAGCGATATGGGCAATTTTGTGGCAATCAATGAAGTGTACGGTCAGTATTTTAATGAAGAAACTGCTCCTGCTAGGGAAACAGTGGAAGTTGCAGGTCTTCCTAAAGGCGTGAATGTTGAGATATCTTTTACGGCTGTAATTGGTTAG
- the glp gene encoding gephyrin-like molybdotransferase Glp has translation MITVEQALQHIKNITVQQPKSLVQMSEALNCVLAEDIHSPINMPPFRQSAMDGYAINAHESNHYLLVGEIKAGDNSQFELKRGEAVRIFTGAPVPDSSNAVVMQEKVQRLDDNKILIDGEVKAEENIRPLGEQIQKGEVALREGDKLNPASIGFLATLGLDKVIVRQAPKVAILYTGNELVEPGTPLDYGQIYNSNSIMLQSALYELGCKSVEIHHCMDDLSSTRQKVASLLDDNEVLIVSGGISVGDYDFVKDALEYNDVEEVFYKVKQKPGKPLFFGRKDEKLIFALPGNPAAALTCFYVYLLPVIQRALGAEDFALERQYLPLKEKYEYKGGRALFLKGKRTKNGVEILEGQSSAMLHTFALADSLIYISGEKSNYDQGDLVEVIKIK, from the coding sequence ATGATTACTGTAGAACAAGCCCTTCAACATATTAAAAATATAACCGTCCAACAGCCTAAGTCATTGGTGCAAATGTCAGAAGCTCTGAATTGTGTGCTGGCTGAGGATATTCATTCTCCTATAAATATGCCTCCATTTAGACAATCAGCAATGGACGGCTATGCTATAAATGCGCATGAAAGTAACCATTACCTTCTTGTGGGAGAAATTAAAGCGGGAGACAACTCTCAATTTGAATTAAAAAGAGGCGAAGCTGTAAGAATATTCACAGGCGCTCCTGTTCCTGACTCTTCGAATGCTGTAGTCATGCAGGAGAAAGTTCAGAGATTGGATGACAATAAGATCTTGATAGACGGCGAAGTTAAAGCCGAGGAAAATATAAGGCCGTTAGGAGAGCAGATTCAAAAAGGAGAAGTAGCTTTAAGGGAAGGAGATAAACTTAATCCAGCAAGCATAGGTTTTTTAGCGACTTTAGGTTTGGACAAAGTCATTGTGAGACAAGCTCCCAAGGTTGCGATTTTGTATACCGGAAATGAGCTTGTGGAGCCAGGAACTCCGTTGGATTATGGCCAGATTTACAATAGCAATTCCATCATGTTGCAATCGGCCTTGTATGAATTGGGTTGCAAGAGCGTGGAAATTCACCATTGTATGGATGATTTGAGCTCGACAAGGCAAAAGGTCGCCAGTTTGTTGGATGACAATGAAGTCTTGATCGTTTCTGGAGGAATTTCAGTGGGGGATTATGACTTTGTAAAAGACGCTTTGGAATACAACGATGTAGAGGAAGTATTTTATAAAGTGAAGCAAAAGCCGGGCAAGCCATTATTTTTTGGGAGAAAAGATGAAAAATTGATTTTCGCTTTGCCGGGCAATCCTGCCGCCGCATTGACATGTTTTTACGTTTACCTTCTTCCTGTCATCCAAAGAGCCTTGGGTGCCGAAGACTTTGCGCTTGAGCGCCAGTATTTGCCTTTGAAAGAAAAATATGAATATAAGGGTGGCAGGGCACTGTTTTTGAAAGGGAAAAGGACTAAAAATGGTGTCGAAATATTGGAAGGACAAAGCTCAGCAATGCTTCATACTTTCGCTTTGGCAGACTCATTGATTTATATTTCTGGTGAAAAGTCAAATTATGATCAAGGCGACTTGGTGGAAGTTATAAAAATAAAGTAA
- a CDS encoding sigma-70 family RNA polymerase sigma factor, translating into MEGILNSKKHMLQPEKWIENYSEALGNFAVSRMNSNEEASDIVQETFFTALKAKDSFRGEASEKTWLTSILKRKIIDHYRKAVRKKPHYSIHEAGEESFVSSGKRKGAWNEEYAPGNWDFTFSDNEIEQKELNRMIMASIESLPDNAAKVFKMKYIDGMATEDICQELNLTTSNVWVLLHRSRNKVRQYLEKNWFMK; encoded by the coding sequence ATGGAGGGAATATTGAACTCAAAAAAACATATGCTTCAGCCTGAGAAGTGGATAGAGAATTACTCTGAGGCCTTGGGAAATTTTGCTGTTTCAAGGATGAATTCTAATGAAGAAGCATCGGACATAGTCCAAGAGACATTTTTTACGGCTTTGAAAGCCAAGGACAGTTTTAGAGGAGAGGCATCGGAGAAGACTTGGCTCACATCGATTTTGAAGAGGAAAATAATCGATCATTATAGAAAAGCAGTAAGGAAAAAGCCGCATTATTCTATTCATGAAGCAGGCGAGGAATCCTTTGTGTCTTCTGGCAAAAGAAAAGGCGCGTGGAATGAAGAATACGCTCCGGGAAATTGGGACTTTACTTTTTCGGATAATGAGATTGAGCAAAAAGAGCTTAACAGGATGATAATGGCATCCATAGAGTCTCTTCCAGATAACGCCGCCAAAGTTTTTAAAATGAAATATATTGATGGAATGGCAACGGAAGATATTTGTCAGGAATTGAATCTGACGACGTCCAATGTTTGGGTGCTTTTGCATAGATCGCGTAATAAAGTGAGGCAGTATTTGGAAAAGAATTGGTTCATGAAGTAA
- a CDS encoding transposase, translating into MKKPNKKHINGSARANFWDYDWNGSYFVTIFTKNRGHFFGEIENSQMQLSAIGQAASNYWLQIPDHSLFVELGVHVIMPNHIHGIIKINKSREEIISEKKYPSLLPTNSRNIFGPQSRNLASIVRGFKVGVTKEAKRILPYFGWQKLYHDHIIRDERAYHNIHNYIINNPQKWNDDCFRQ; encoded by the coding sequence ATGAAAAAACCGAATAAAAAACATATAAATGGTTCTGCTAGAGCTAACTTTTGGGACTATGATTGGAATGGTTCTTATTTCGTCACGATTTTCACTAAAAATAGAGGGCACTTTTTTGGGGAAATTGAAAACTCACAAATGCAGTTGTCAGCTATAGGTCAAGCGGCTAGTAATTATTGGTTACAGATTCCTGATCATTCTCTTTTTGTAGAGTTAGGAGTTCATGTAATCATGCCTAACCATATACACGGCATTATCAAGATCAATAAATCTAGGGAGGAAATAATATCTGAGAAGAAATATCCGAGTTTATTGCCAACTAATTCTCGTAATATTTTCGGGCCTCAATCTAGAAATTTGGCTTCTATTGTCAGAGGGTTTAAAGTGGGGGTAACTAAGGAAGCAAAGCGTATACTTCCTTACTTTGGGTGGCAAAAATTATATCATGATCATATCATTCGTGATGAACGGGCCTATCATAATATCCATAACTATATTATCAATAATCCCCAAAAATGGAACGACGACTGTTTTAGGCAGTGA
- a CDS encoding zf-HC2 domain-containing protein, which produces MKLFYDCNTATRLMIESEDRELTKREKILLRLHLMTCKLCRNYQKQMKGMAEYLNKHFAEEHL; this is translated from the coding sequence ATGAAATTATTCTATGACTGCAATACAGCGACAAGGCTGATGATAGAAAGCGAGGATAGGGAGTTGACCAAAAGAGAAAAGATACTGCTTCGCTTGCATTTAATGACCTGCAAACTTTGCAGAAACTATCAAAAACAAATGAAAGGGATGGCGGAATATTTGAATAAGCATTTTGCCGAAGAACACCTATAA
- the polA gene encoding DNA polymerase I has product MPDKKLFLLDAMALIYRAHFAFSKNPRINSKGLNTGAQLGFTNTLFEVLRKEKPTHIAVAFDVSGPTFRHERFPEYKAQRQEMPEDIRTAIPMVKDIVRAFNIPVLEKQGFEADDIIGTMAKRASKHDFEVYMMTPDKDYAQLVEEHIYLYKPAYMGNGVDVLGVEEVLKKFDLENVDQVRDYLGLMGDASDNIPGIPGVGPKTAVKYLKAYGTLEGLLENVNDLKGKAKEKVTEFGQQGILSKELATIHIDVPVDFDEEDFKYTGPNEEELGKIFDELEFRTLKTRILGQTSAPAPAKKSTPQPTADAQGQLDMFGNPTAQTTSKKVSKPTEEIIPSAPLEKKNIDTYLHDYKLVDTPELRQSLAYYLSLQDEICFDTETTSLDANTAELVGLAFAYKKGEAYYVPVPADQEEAQKIVEDFRAVLENEKITKIAQNIKYDLLIMKNYGVEVKGKFFDTMIAHYLLEPDNKHNMDVLAENYLNYTPISITELIGKKGKKQGNMRDVEVSKVVEYAGEDADITLQLKEVFAPMIKANQVDDLFENIESPLIDVLATTEANGVKIDTDFLKTLSVKFGEQSTEIEKKIYELAGQEFNIASPKQLGEILFGKMKLVDKPKKTASGQFATGEEILSKLAHEHEICQLILDFRGLQKLKSTYVDALPELISEKDGLIHTSYNQAVAATGRLSSTNPNLQNIPIRTPEGREIRKAFIPRDENHVILAADYSQVELRIMAAFAKDESMIEAFKEGKDIHSMTASKIFKVPLEEVTSDMRRKAKTANFGIIYGISAFGLSQRLDILRKEAAQIIDAYFEEFPAVKAYMDKVINDAKDNEYVETITGRKRYLRDINSRNATVRGFAERNAINAPIQGSAADVIKKAMIEIHHWMQSEKLQSKMILQVHDELVFDVVKDELELFKTKIPEFMRNAADMEVPLEVEVGIGADWLEAH; this is encoded by the coding sequence GAGTACAAGGCTCAACGTCAGGAAATGCCGGAGGATATTCGTACAGCGATTCCGATGGTCAAAGATATCGTAAGGGCTTTCAATATTCCCGTATTAGAAAAGCAGGGTTTTGAAGCGGATGATATCATCGGTACGATGGCTAAAAGAGCTTCAAAGCATGATTTTGAAGTTTATATGATGACTCCGGACAAGGATTATGCGCAGTTGGTCGAAGAACATATTTACTTGTACAAGCCGGCTTATATGGGCAATGGTGTTGATGTTTTAGGTGTTGAAGAAGTATTGAAAAAATTTGATCTTGAAAATGTCGATCAGGTAAGAGATTATCTAGGCTTGATGGGTGATGCTTCGGATAATATACCGGGTATACCGGGTGTCGGACCAAAGACAGCGGTGAAATACCTTAAGGCTTATGGAACTCTTGAAGGACTTTTGGAAAATGTAAATGATCTGAAAGGAAAGGCCAAAGAGAAAGTCACGGAGTTTGGACAACAAGGGATATTGTCAAAAGAACTGGCTACAATACATATAGATGTGCCTGTCGATTTTGATGAAGAAGATTTCAAATACACAGGTCCTAATGAAGAAGAGCTTGGGAAGATCTTTGATGAATTGGAATTTCGTACATTGAAGACAAGAATCCTTGGACAAACTTCAGCTCCTGCTCCAGCCAAGAAGTCAACTCCTCAACCTACAGCTGATGCTCAAGGCCAGTTGGATATGTTTGGAAATCCTACAGCTCAAACAACAAGCAAAAAAGTAAGCAAACCAACGGAAGAAATCATTCCTTCGGCTCCTTTAGAAAAGAAAAATATCGACACTTATCTGCATGATTACAAGCTTGTCGATACGCCTGAACTTCGCCAAAGTCTAGCTTATTATCTTTCATTGCAAGACGAAATATGCTTTGATACAGAGACAACTTCTTTGGATGCCAATACAGCTGAGTTGGTAGGTTTGGCATTTGCATACAAAAAAGGTGAAGCTTACTATGTGCCTGTGCCGGCTGATCAGGAAGAAGCGCAAAAGATCGTAGAAGATTTCAGAGCTGTGCTAGAAAATGAGAAGATCACCAAGATCGCTCAAAACATCAAGTACGACTTATTGATAATGAAAAATTATGGAGTAGAAGTCAAAGGAAAGTTCTTTGATACGATGATTGCTCATTATCTATTAGAGCCGGACAACAAGCACAATATGGATGTATTGGCTGAGAATTACCTTAACTACACGCCGATTTCGATTACCGAATTGATCGGGAAAAAAGGCAAGAAGCAAGGCAATATGCGCGATGTAGAAGTGTCTAAAGTCGTGGAATATGCCGGAGAGGATGCCGATATCACTTTACAACTTAAAGAAGTGTTTGCTCCGATGATCAAGGCTAATCAGGTAGATGATTTGTTTGAAAATATCGAAAGTCCGTTGATTGATGTATTGGCAACGACAGAAGCAAATGGAGTTAAGATCGATACGGATTTCCTTAAGACACTTTCAGTAAAATTTGGAGAGCAAAGTACTGAGATTGAAAAGAAAATCTACGAATTGGCAGGCCAAGAGTTTAATATCGCTTCGCCTAAGCAGTTGGGAGAGATTCTTTTTGGTAAAATGAAATTAGTTGACAAGCCAAAGAAAACGGCTTCGGGACAATTTGCTACGGGTGAAGAGATTTTGAGCAAACTTGCTCATGAACATGAAATCTGTCAATTAATTTTGGATTTCAGAGGTTTGCAGAAGTTAAAATCAACCTATGTAGATGCATTGCCGGAATTGATCAGTGAAAAGGATGGATTGATTCATACTTCTTATAATCAAGCAGTGGCAGCTACAGGAAGATTAAGTTCTACCAATCCTAACTTGCAGAATATTCCGATTCGTACGCCGGAAGGCAGAGAAATCCGTAAAGCATTTATTCCTAGAGATGAAAACCATGTGATATTGGCAGCGGATTATTCTCAAGTCGAATTGAGAATAATGGCGGCATTTGCCAAGGATGAAAGTATGATCGAAGCTTTCAAAGAAGGAAAAGACATTCACTCGATGACTGCCAGCAAGATTTTCAAAGTGCCTTTGGAAGAGGTAACTTCTGATATGCGTCGAAAAGCCAAGACAGCCAATTTCGGTATCATCTATGGTATCTCGGCATTTGGATTGTCACAGCGATTGGACATCCTACGTAAAGAAGCTGCTCAGATTATTGATGCTTACTTTGAAGAGTTTCCGGCTGTTAAAGCATACATGGATAAAGTCATCAACGATGCCAAAGATAATGAGTATGTTGAGACGATCACTGGTCGTAAGAGATACCTTAGAGACATTAATTCCAGAAATGCCACAGTGAGAGGTTTTGCAGAACGAAATGCCATCAATGCTCCTATACAAGGAAGTGCCGCTGATGTGATTAAGAAAGCAATGATCGAAATCCACCATTGGATGCAGTCAGAAAAGCTACAATCGAAGATGATTCTTCAGGTACATGACGAATTGGTATTTGATGTAGTAAAAGACGAGTTAGAGTTGTTCAAGACAAAAATACCAGAATTCATGCGCAACGCCGCTGATATGGAAGTACCATTGGAGGTAGAGGTTGGTATTGGCGCGGATTGGTTAGAGGCGCATTGA